Proteins from a single region of Butyrivibrio fibrisolvens:
- a CDS encoding methyl-accepting chemotaxis protein: MNFKSIVTADKGKLKNQSVSKKVSGIFRSAGVRFALVITFMVVTAISSLWGVYSIYSRDLKADNIQGEIRIDIQALSKHFLWALSATTEEVRASELEKISEAFDDFNGYKESLSNVYDNDAMISQFYEHLAVVESNGKTLENMFSDGSSTNEDIFEYFDGTLYPSINDVASDLKVVAQEIAEHGQAVFTRTLVITGVAAAMSLLIILTTVIYIVNSGHNLANSIVEPVTEVRNAASDMSNGKLDIKIDYRAEDELGILAHDLRKSTRYTASIVKDISESLDRMASGDFTKGTEHPELYIGDYKAIMDALDDISDRLSTTLSQVRESSSQVSSGAQNMSEGASALAEGATDQAAAIQQLTASVSTVTEQTRNVADAAKQSNEMAQKVKEDVDTSARKMHLVTDAMTRITEASKEIELVTNSIEAIAKQTQLLALNASIEAARAGDAGKGFAVVAGEISQLANQSSEAAKNTHQLISDTMDEISNGNEVVDETKAALEMVVESVNQVSEMMTTSGNMAKDQVVSMEQITDGIEQISNVVTSNSATAEESSAVSQQLSEESNMLNDLIDKFKVKQG; encoded by the coding sequence ATGAATTTCAAAAGTATTGTTACAGCTGATAAGGGTAAGCTTAAGAATCAGTCTGTATCCAAAAAAGTATCGGGAATTTTTAGAAGTGCAGGTGTGAGATTTGCTTTGGTAATTACATTTATGGTAGTTACAGCGATCTCTTCTCTTTGGGGAGTTTACTCGATTTATTCAAGAGACCTCAAAGCAGATAATATTCAGGGTGAGATTCGAATTGATATACAGGCACTTTCCAAGCACTTTCTATGGGCCTTGTCGGCGACCACAGAGGAAGTAAGAGCTTCTGAGCTTGAGAAGATATCAGAAGCATTCGATGATTTTAATGGATATAAAGAAAGCTTATCCAATGTATATGATAACGATGCAATGATAAGCCAGTTTTATGAGCATCTTGCTGTTGTAGAGTCCAATGGTAAAACTCTGGAGAATATGTTCTCTGACGGTTCTTCTACTAACGAAGATATCTTTGAATATTTTGATGGAACCCTTTATCCATCTATCAACGATGTTGCTTCGGATCTTAAGGTTGTTGCACAAGAAATTGCAGAACATGGTCAGGCTGTTTTTACACGAACTCTGGTAATAACAGGTGTAGCAGCAGCGATGTCTCTTCTTATAATTCTTACAACAGTAATCTATATTGTTAATTCAGGGCATAATCTTGCAAATAGTATTGTTGAACCTGTTACTGAAGTCAGAAATGCTGCTAGTGATATGTCTAATGGTAAACTTGATATTAAGATCGATTACAGAGCGGAAGATGAACTTGGCATACTTGCTCATGATCTGAGAAAATCGACAAGATATACTGCTTCAATAGTTAAGGATATCAGTGAATCGCTTGATAGGATGGCATCGGGAGACTTCACAAAAGGTACAGAACATCCTGAGCTTTATATTGGTGATTATAAAGCGATCATGGATGCACTTGATGATATTTCTGACAGATTGTCAACAACTCTTTCACAAGTAAGAGAATCATCATCACAGGTATCTTCAGGTGCTCAGAATATGTCTGAAGGAGCGAGTGCTCTTGCTGAAGGTGCTACAGACCAGGCAGCTGCGATCCAGCAGCTTACAGCTTCAGTCTCGACTGTTACTGAACAGACCAGAAATGTTGCAGATGCCGCCAAGCAGTCCAATGAGATGGCTCAGAAGGTTAAGGAGGATGTTGATACATCAGCACGTAAGATGCATCTTGTTACAGATGCTATGACCAGGATAACAGAAGCTTCTAAAGAAATTGAGCTTGTTACCAATTCTATAGAAGCTATTGCTAAGCAGACACAGCTCCTTGCACTTAATGCTTCGATCGAAGCAGCACGTGCGGGTGATGCAGGTAAGGGATTTGCAGTCGTTGCCGGCGAGATAAGCCAGCTTGCCAACCAGTCATCTGAAGCTGCCAAGAATACACATCAGCTTATAAGTGATACCATGGATGAGATTTCTAATGGTAATGAAGTTGTTGATGAAACAAAGGCCGCACTTGAAATGGTTGTAGAATCTGTAAATCAGGTTTCTGAGATGATGACAACATCTGGAAATATGGCAAAGGATCAGGTTGTTAGCATGGAACAGATCACAGATGGTATCGAACAGATATCTAATGTTGTAACTAGTAATTCCGCTACAGCTGAGGAATCAAGCGCAGTATCTCAGCAGCTGTCAGAGGAGTCCAATATGCTTAATGACCTTATCGATAAGTTCAAAGTTAAGCAGGGGTGA
- a CDS encoding AAA family ATPase has product MDKRDREKLDDVLNQLQNTQRNMLGGLYGDFFGSGSTSNGSGATGNSPFGGVPVTGNSTGNRPSANVQGGSDVDPLEDAKNALNEFNTKVNEATANGVRPATKTADNEENAEPKEPEEDPMETLDKLVGLDTIKGDVKELTNFVKIQKTRKDAGLKSVPVSLHLVFTGNPGTGKTTVARIISKLYKNIGVLSKGQLVETDRSGLVAGYVGQTAIKTQELIKKAMGGVLFIDEAYALSQKDDAFGQEAIDTILKAMEDHRDDLVVIVAGYTEPMEKFINSNPGLKSRFNKYIEFPDYTIDELMEIFDMNCKKYDYVIEDETKQHVKELITQRKLASNGNFANAREIRNLFEEIITNQASRIAGIEDLKPEDMMKITNEDLFDKAPVDEDKHDSKADVKPGDEKKAADNKSDVQEKTDDKSDDPEKADNKMDDQEKDEVKTDDQE; this is encoded by the coding sequence ATGGATAAGAGGGACAGAGAGAAACTGGATGATGTTCTGAATCAGCTTCAGAATACGCAGAGAAATATGCTTGGGGGATTGTATGGGGACTTCTTTGGAAGTGGTAGTACGTCTAATGGTAGTGGGGCTACGGGTAACAGTCCTTTTGGCGGAGTGCCGGTGACAGGGAATTCTACAGGTAATAGACCTTCAGCTAATGTGCAGGGAGGAAGCGACGTAGATCCGCTTGAAGATGCTAAGAATGCTCTTAATGAGTTTAATACAAAGGTAAATGAGGCAACTGCTAATGGGGTCAGACCGGCTACTAAAACGGCAGATAATGAAGAAAATGCTGAGCCGAAGGAGCCTGAAGAAGATCCGATGGAGACTCTTGATAAGCTTGTAGGCCTTGATACTATCAAGGGAGATGTTAAGGAACTTACTAACTTCGTTAAGATACAGAAGACTAGAAAAGATGCAGGACTTAAGTCTGTGCCGGTTTCTCTTCATCTTGTTTTCACAGGTAATCCTGGTACAGGTAAGACTACAGTTGCTCGTATTATTTCAAAGCTTTATAAGAATATTGGTGTATTGTCCAAGGGGCAGCTTGTTGAGACAGACCGTTCTGGACTTGTTGCAGGATATGTAGGTCAGACTGCTATCAAGACTCAGGAGCTTATCAAGAAGGCTATGGGCGGAGTTCTTTTTATAGATGAGGCATATGCTCTGTCCCAGAAGGATGATGCATTTGGCCAGGAGGCAATAGATACTATCCTTAAGGCAATGGAAGACCACAGAGATGATCTTGTTGTCATAGTTGCAGGCTATACAGAGCCTATGGAGAAATTTATTAACTCTAATCCGGGTCTTAAGAGCCGTTTTAATAAATATATCGAGTTCCCTGATTATACGATTGATGAGCTCATGGAAATATTTGATATGAACTGCAAGAAATATGACTATGTTATAGAGGATGAGACCAAGCAGCATGTCAAAGAGCTTATAACACAGAGAAAGCTTGCATCAAACGGAAACTTTGCAAATGCCCGTGAGATAAGAAATCTGTTTGAAGAGATCATTACTAATCAGGCTTCAAGAATAGCAGGAATCGAAGATCTTAAGCCTGAAGATATGATGAAGATAACAAATGAGGATCTGTTCGACAAGGCGCCTGTAGATGAAGATAAGCATGATTCTAAAGCAGATGTCAAGCCAGGTGACGAGAAAAAAGCTGCTGATAATAAGTCAGACGTTCAGGAGAAAACTGATGATAAGTCGGATGATCCTGAAAAGGCTGATAATAAGATGGATGATCAGGAAAAAGATGAAGTTAAGACAGATGACCAGGAATAA
- a CDS encoding metallophosphoesterase — protein sequence MWLLIFGITILVCVIGIIYLINAISRFGFISKMQKKWQRKLLSALIIALFFTGSTFLLGLVNAMAILLYVLLFFILSGIIVYIIQKVSGRKSDIYLQGWIAIAVSIIHLSCAYYLCHVVTRTDYDLKSDKEVSGIHIALIADSHLGTTFDGEGFARELSKIEAAGPDLLIIAGDFVDNDSNKKDMVRACEALGNLDLRYGVYFVYGNHDKHTFNGRDFSAQELEDELIKNNVYVLEDEIVNIDNLCIAGRKDYATSQREDILELLKDADESKYIIVIDHEPTDYENECMSTADLVVSGHTHGGQLLLIKYLGEILGVNDQTYGYKRINSTDFIVTSGISDWALDFKTGVRSEYVMINVN from the coding sequence ATGTGGCTTTTGATTTTCGGAATAACTATCCTTGTATGCGTAATAGGTATTATATATCTGATAAATGCTATAAGCAGATTTGGATTTATAAGTAAGATGCAGAAAAAGTGGCAAAGAAAACTTCTTTCTGCTTTGATCATTGCACTTTTCTTTACAGGATCAACGTTTTTGCTTGGTCTTGTAAATGCTATGGCAATTTTGCTATATGTCCTTTTATTCTTTATTCTGTCAGGGATAATTGTTTATATCATTCAAAAGGTATCCGGGCGAAAGTCTGATATTTATTTGCAGGGATGGATCGCGATAGCTGTTTCCATAATACATCTGTCATGTGCCTATTATTTGTGCCATGTTGTTACAAGGACTGATTATGATCTTAAAAGTGATAAAGAAGTAAGTGGCATTCACATAGCTCTTATAGCTGACTCTCACCTTGGAACTACCTTTGACGGTGAAGGATTTGCAAGGGAACTTTCCAAAATAGAAGCAGCCGGTCCTGATCTTTTAATTATTGCAGGCGATTTTGTTGATAATGATTCTAATAAAAAAGATATGGTTAGAGCGTGCGAAGCGCTTGGAAATCTTGACCTGAGATACGGAGTCTATTTTGTTTATGGCAACCATGATAAGCATACTTTTAATGGAAGAGATTTTAGCGCTCAGGAATTAGAGGATGAGCTTATTAAGAATAATGTATATGTACTTGAAGATGAGATCGTAAATATAGATAATCTCTGCATTGCAGGAAGAAAAGATTACGCAACGTCGCAAAGAGAAGATATATTAGAGCTTTTAAAAGATGCAGATGAAAGCAAATATATTATCGTAATAGATCATGAGCCTACAGACTATGAAAATGAATGCATGAGTACGGCGGATCTTGTGGTCTCAGGACATACGCACGGAGGTCAGCTTCTTCTTATAAAGTATTTGGGCGAAATCCTTGGAGTGAATGATCAGACGTACGGATATAAGAGGATAAACAGTACAGATTTCATAGTTACTTCCGGAATATCTGACTGGGCTCTGGATTTTAAAACCGGAGTGAGATCTGAGTATGTGATGATAAATGTTAACTGA
- the pflB gene encoding formate C-acetyltransferase, with amino-acid sequence MREEWRSFKGTHWIGDINVRDFIQNNYTQYDGDESFLAGPTQATDTLWGKLQELQKKERENGGVLECETEVVSGLTAYGPGYIDEQTKDLEQIVGLQTDKPLKRAFMPFGGIKMAEEAASTYGFEVNPKFHKIFTEYHKTHNQAVFDAYTPEMRLARHSHIVTGLPDTYGRGRIVGDYRRVALYGVDHLIAKKQEDYNNCGDGTMLDHIIRQREEISEQIRALKGMKAMAESYGYDISQPAKNAKEAVQWLYFGYLAAIKTQNGAAMSVGRVSTFLDIYINRDIEEGTLTEEQAQELIDHFTMKLRMVKFARIPSYNNLFSGDPVWATLEVGGLGGDGRHMVTKNDYRFLHTLENMGPAPEPNLTVLYSKRLPETFKKYAAHISVVTSSIQYENDDVMRPIWGDDYSICCCVSATQTGKEMQFFGARANLAKALLYAINGGVDEKFTDKNGKHMQVGPAYAPITSEYLDFDEVMAKYDKMLDWLAGLYVNILNLIQYMHDKYYYEAAEMALIDTDVRRTFATGIAGFSHVIDSLSAIKYAKVKTIRDENGLVIDYKVEGDFPKYGNDDDRADQIGVDLLKSFMTKIRKHHTYRDSEPTTSILTITSNVVYGKATGATPDGRAAYTSFAPGASPSYGAEQNGLLASLNSVAKVPYEWSLDGISNTQTMNPASLGHDDEERANKLVGVLDGYFEQGAHHLNVNVFGKDKLIDAMEHPEKPEYANFTIRVSGYAVKFINLTKEQQLDVIARTCHESL; translated from the coding sequence ATGCGAGAAGAATGGAGAAGTTTCAAAGGAACACACTGGATTGGAGATATCAATGTACGTGACTTCATCCAGAACAACTACACCCAGTATGATGGCGACGAGTCTTTCCTTGCAGGACCGACTCAGGCTACAGATACATTATGGGGCAAGCTTCAGGAGCTTCAGAAGAAAGAACGTGAGAACGGTGGCGTTCTTGAGTGTGAGACAGAAGTAGTTTCTGGTCTTACAGCTTATGGCCCTGGCTACATCGATGAGCAGACTAAGGATCTCGAGCAGATCGTAGGTCTTCAGACAGACAAGCCTCTTAAGAGAGCATTCATGCCATTCGGTGGAATCAAGATGGCAGAGGAAGCAGCTTCAACATATGGTTTCGAAGTTAATCCTAAATTCCACAAAATCTTTACAGAGTATCACAAGACTCACAACCAGGCAGTATTTGATGCTTACACACCTGAGATGAGACTTGCTCGTCACAGCCACATCGTAACAGGTCTTCCTGATACATATGGTCGTGGACGTATCGTAGGCGACTACAGAAGAGTTGCTCTTTACGGTGTTGATCACCTCATCGCTAAGAAGCAGGAAGATTATAACAACTGCGGCGATGGCACAATGCTTGATCACATCATTCGTCAGAGAGAAGAGATCTCAGAGCAGATTCGTGCACTTAAGGGCATGAAGGCTATGGCTGAGAGCTATGGCTATGATATTTCACAGCCTGCTAAGAACGCTAAGGAAGCTGTTCAGTGGTTATACTTCGGCTACCTTGCTGCTATCAAGACACAGAACGGTGCTGCTATGTCAGTTGGCCGTGTATCTACATTCCTTGATATCTATATCAACCGTGATATCGAAGAGGGAACACTTACAGAGGAACAGGCACAGGAACTTATCGATCACTTCACAATGAAGCTTCGTATGGTTAAGTTCGCTCGTATTCCTTCATACAACAACCTCTTCTCAGGTGACCCAGTATGGGCTACTCTTGAGGTTGGTGGACTTGGCGGAGACGGACGTCACATGGTTACAAAGAATGACTATCGTTTCCTTCATACTCTTGAGAACATGGGACCTGCTCCAGAGCCGAACCTTACAGTTCTTTACTCTAAGAGACTTCCTGAGACATTCAAGAAGTATGCAGCTCACATTTCAGTTGTAACATCTTCTATCCAGTACGAGAACGATGATGTTATGCGTCCAATCTGGGGCGATGATTACTCAATCTGCTGCTGCGTATCAGCTACACAGACAGGTAAGGAAATGCAGTTCTTCGGAGCTCGTGCTAACCTTGCTAAGGCTCTTCTGTACGCTATCAACGGCGGTGTTGATGAGAAGTTCACAGATAAGAACGGTAAGCACATGCAGGTAGGTCCTGCTTATGCACCTATCACATCTGAGTACCTTGACTTCGACGAAGTTATGGCTAAATATGACAAGATGCTTGACTGGCTTGCAGGTCTTTATGTAAATATCCTTAACCTCATCCAGTACATGCACGATAAGTACTACTATGAAGCAGCTGAGATGGCTCTTATCGATACAGATGTACGTCGTACATTTGCTACAGGTATTGCTGGTTTCTCACACGTTATCGATTCACTTTCAGCTATCAAGTATGCTAAGGTTAAGACAATCCGTGATGAGAACGGTCTTGTTATCGACTACAAGGTAGAAGGCGACTTCCCTAAGTATGGTAACGATGATGACAGAGCAGACCAGATCGGTGTAGATCTTCTTAAGTCATTCATGACAAAGATCAGAAAGCACCACACATATCGTGATTCTGAGCCTACAACTTCTATCCTTACTATCACATCTAACGTTGTTTATGGTAAGGCAACAGGTGCTACACCTGACGGAAGAGCAGCTTACACATCATTCGCTCCTGGAGCATCACCATCTTACGGTGCTGAGCAGAACGGACTTCTTGCATCTCTTAACTCAGTTGCAAAGGTTCCTTATGAGTGGTCACTTGACGGTATTTCAAATACTCAGACAATGAACCCTGCTTCTCTTGGACATGATGATGAGGAAAGAGCTAACAAGCTTGTTGGTGTTCTTGATGGATACTTCGAGCAGGGTGCTCACCACCTCAACGTTAACGTATTCGGTAAGGATAAGCTCATCGACGCTATGGAGCATCCTGAAAAGCCTGAGTACGCTAACTTCACAATTCGTGTATCAGGTTATGCTGTTAAGTTCATCAACCTTACTAAGGAGCAGCAGCTTGACGTTATCGCACGTACATGCCACGAATCACTCTAA
- the pflA gene encoding pyruvate formate-lyase-activating protein → MKGAVHSIETFGSVDGPGIRYIIFLQGCNMRCRYCHNVDTWAEKRDNTQFLDADELLDKAERYKTYWGTDGGITVSGGEALLQIDFLLELFTKAKKRGINTCIDTALQPFTRQEPFFSKFEELMKVTDLLLVDIKHIDPEAHKSLTAQDNANILDGMRYLSDINKPIWIRHVLVPGITDDDKALKDTRAFIETLNNVEKIEVLPYHNLGVFKWKELGINYSLEGTAAPTKERVENAEKILRGEI, encoded by the coding sequence ATGAAAGGCGCAGTACATTCAATTGAAACATTTGGATCAGTAGATGGTCCCGGAATCAGATATATTATTTTCCTTCAGGGATGTAATATGAGATGCAGATACTGTCACAATGTTGATACATGGGCAGAAAAACGTGATAACACTCAGTTCCTTGACGCTGATGAGCTTTTAGATAAAGCTGAGCGTTACAAAACCTATTGGGGAACTGATGGCGGCATTACTGTAAGTGGTGGTGAGGCACTTCTTCAGATTGACTTCCTTCTTGAACTCTTTACTAAAGCTAAGAAGAGAGGAATCAATACCTGTATTGATACAGCTCTTCAGCCATTTACAAGACAGGAGCCTTTTTTCTCAAAGTTCGAAGAGCTTATGAAGGTGACAGATCTTCTCCTTGTAGATATAAAGCATATTGATCCAGAAGCTCATAAGAGCCTTACAGCACAGGATAATGCCAATATCTTAGATGGTATGAGATATCTTTCTGATATAAATAAGCCAATCTGGATCAGACACGTACTGGTTCCCGGCATCACTGATGATGACAAGGCACTTAAGGATACAAGAGCCTTCATCGAGACTCTGAATAATGTAGAAAAGATTGAAGTACTTCCTTATCATAATCTTGGCGTATTCAAGTGGAAAGAACTTGGTATTAACTATTCTCTTGAAGGAACTGCGGCTCCTACTAAAGAGAGAGTAGAGAACGCAGAGAAGATTCTTCGCGGCGAGATTTGA
- a CDS encoding uracil-xanthine permease family protein → MGKNSKAFDEPIYDARSLGTGRMLVLGVQHMFAMFGATVLVPIITGLDVSTTLLFAGLGTLLFHLITGRKVPAFLGSSFAFLGGYAAVAPLLDGGASNKELLPYACFGVAVSGLLYLVLAFLFKTFGAGRVMKFFPPVVTGPIIIAIGLNLAPSAINNCADNWNWIPAITAIIIVICCNIWGRGLIRIVPILLGVLGSYFVSAIMDALGVEMIDYSQVASAPWIGFPIHFENTVFSLFTKGFDSGVLITAVITIVPIAFATMMEHIGDISAISSTTGRNYIKDPGLHRTLIGDGLATALASLFGAPANTTYGENTGVLTLTKVYDPLVIRIAAGFAVLMSFCPKFAAIIETMPSGTIGGISLVLYGMISAVGIRNLVETHVDFSKSRNVLVAAMIMVLTIGISYSAVGSLPLPFGGVSLSGLATGSLVGILLNAVLPGKDYKFEDELPNATGVDLEMTQGDPIEMDKAQ, encoded by the coding sequence ATGGGTAAAAATTCCAAAGCCTTCGATGAACCGATTTACGATGCACGCAGTCTTGGAACAGGACGAATGCTGGTTCTTGGAGTTCAGCACATGTTCGCGATGTTTGGAGCAACAGTTCTTGTTCCCATCATTACTGGTCTTGACGTATCAACAACACTTCTTTTTGCAGGTCTTGGTACACTTCTTTTCCATCTTATTACAGGACGTAAGGTTCCTGCTTTCCTTGGTTCATCATTTGCATTTCTCGGTGGTTATGCCGCAGTAGCACCTCTACTTGATGGCGGCGCTTCAAATAAAGAGCTTTTGCCATATGCATGCTTTGGTGTAGCTGTTTCAGGTCTTTTATACCTGGTTCTTGCTTTCTTGTTTAAGACATTTGGCGCAGGAAGAGTTATGAAATTCTTCCCACCTGTAGTTACTGGTCCTATTATTATCGCTATTGGTCTTAATCTTGCTCCTTCTGCTATTAACAACTGTGCAGATAACTGGAACTGGATTCCTGCTATTACAGCTATTATCATCGTAATCTGCTGCAATATCTGGGGAAGAGGTCTTATAAGGATCGTTCCTATTCTTCTTGGAGTTCTTGGTTCATACTTCGTATCAGCTATAATGGATGCACTTGGAGTTGAAATGATCGACTATTCACAGGTTGCAAGCGCTCCATGGATCGGATTCCCGATTCACTTCGAAAATACCGTATTTTCTCTTTTCACAAAAGGATTTGATTCAGGTGTACTTATCACAGCTGTGATCACAATTGTTCCGATCGCTTTTGCTACAATGATGGAGCACATCGGTGATATCTCAGCTATTTCTTCTACTACAGGTCGTAACTATATTAAAGATCCGGGACTTCACAGAACACTTATCGGTGACGGTCTTGCTACAGCACTTGCATCACTCTTTGGTGCTCCTGCAAATACAACTTATGGTGAGAATACAGGCGTTCTTACACTTACTAAGGTTTATGATCCGCTTGTAATCAGAATTGCAGCAGGATTTGCAGTACTTATGAGCTTCTGCCCTAAGTTTGCAGCTATTATCGAGACAATGCCAAGCGGCACAATCGGTGGTATCTCACTCGTACTTTACGGAATGATCTCTGCAGTTGGTATCAGAAACCTTGTTGAGACACATGTAGACTTCTCAAAGAGCCGTAACGTACTTGTTGCAGCTATGATCATGGTTCTTACTATCGGTATCAGCTACTCAGCAGTTGGATCACTTCCTCTTCCATTTGGCGGTGTTTCACTTTCAGGTCTTGCAACAGGCTCACTTGTAGGTATCCTTCTTAATGCAGTTCTTCCTGGCAAGGATTACAAGTTCGAAGATGAGCTTCCAAATGCAACTGGTGTTGATCTTGAAATGACACAGGGCGATCCTATTGAAATGGATAAGGCTCAATGA
- a CDS encoding cellulase family glycosylhydrolase, producing the protein MKKLTGYQKGINLGGWLSQCPSYEKEHFDTFIVEEDIKTISGWGMDHVRLPIDYDVIETEDGQPIEEGLKHVDDLISWCRKYGLNIVLDLHKSKGYMFDKHAVPNPDLFFTDESLQKRFYETWDRLIDRFGKHKDIMIYELLNEIVNPDYAFTWNKIALTAVTRIREKISDATIMIGGVRHNDVKSIPLLPPPYDENIVYTFHCYDPLCFTHQKASWVENIDFELAYPDSIEVYQEKSRLINQEQGGNIFTTKLETIGPDYFREIFKEAIVFSKKNDVALYCGEFGVIDKAPIEDSVRWLEDFNTVLCENHIGRSYWSYKKMDFGITDEHYSSKLQEMISILTRI; encoded by the coding sequence ATGAAAAAATTGACCGGATACCAAAAGGGTATCAATCTTGGTGGCTGGCTCTCTCAGTGTCCCAGCTATGAAAAAGAACATTTTGACACCTTTATCGTAGAAGAAGATATTAAGACTATCTCAGGCTGGGGTATGGATCACGTAAGACTCCCTATCGACTATGATGTTATTGAAACAGAGGATGGACAGCCAATCGAAGAAGGACTTAAGCATGTAGATGACCTTATTTCCTGGTGCAGAAAGTACGGGCTTAACATTGTCCTGGATCTTCACAAATCTAAAGGTTATATGTTTGATAAGCACGCTGTCCCAAATCCAGATCTTTTTTTCACAGATGAAAGTCTACAGAAAAGATTTTATGAAACCTGGGATCGTCTTATAGACAGATTTGGAAAGCACAAGGATATCATGATCTATGAACTTCTTAATGAGATCGTTAATCCTGACTATGCTTTTACATGGAACAAAATCGCACTTACTGCTGTCACAAGGATCAGGGAAAAGATAAGTGATGCCACCATCATGATAGGCGGTGTAAGACACAATGATGTTAAGAGTATTCCTCTTCTTCCACCTCCATATGATGAAAACATCGTCTATACTTTCCACTGCTATGATCCACTTTGCTTTACTCATCAGAAAGCCAGCTGGGTCGAAAATATTGACTTCGAACTTGCTTATCCGGATTCAATTGAAGTTTACCAGGAAAAGAGCAGACTTATAAACCAGGAACAGGGCGGAAACATCTTCACTACAAAGCTTGAAACAATAGGACCTGACTACTTCAGGGAGATTTTCAAAGAAGCCATAGTTTTTTCCAAAAAGAATGATGTAGCCCTCTACTGCGGAGAGTTTGGAGTTATAGATAAAGCCCCTATCGAAGATTCAGTAAGGTGGCTTGAAGATTTTAATACAGTACTTTGTGAGAACCATATCGGAAGATCATACTGGTCATATAAGAAAATGGATTTCGGTATAACTGATGAGCACTATAGCTCTAAATTACAGGAAATGATCAGTATCCTCACAAGAATTTAA
- a CDS encoding carbohydrate ABC transporter permease, with protein MLNSKESKAKLFLGYLCILLILFLFLYPLSFVLATSLKTQVAFLQNSISFSFIPTFDNYINAWNKAALGKYILNSILYTSVGTFLSLLFSMLMSFPIARDYIKHANFLYFVMMSAMFLPNGLIPLFQMFLNMNLYNTRLAYIISILNIGGFATMFLTSYIRGIPKDLDEAANIDGCGYFRFFFTVVIPLSKPAISSLGILTAIPIWNDITNSIIFLSDDNKFPISKGLYSFSGLYNINYPELMAALVIVSIPLIIPYAICQKYIVGGLVAGSVKM; from the coding sequence ATGTTAAACTCAAAAGAAAGCAAGGCAAAACTCTTTTTGGGTTACCTTTGCATTCTGCTTATTTTATTCCTTTTCCTGTATCCTTTATCTTTTGTTCTTGCAACATCACTTAAGACACAGGTAGCTTTTTTACAAAACTCCATTTCATTTTCCTTTATTCCAACATTTGATAACTATATCAATGCCTGGAACAAAGCAGCACTTGGTAAGTATATACTGAACAGTATTTTATATACCTCTGTCGGAACATTTCTCTCACTGCTTTTTTCAATGCTTATGTCATTTCCTATAGCAAGAGATTATATAAAGCATGCAAATTTCCTTTATTTTGTCATGATGTCAGCAATGTTCCTTCCAAACGGACTGATACCACTTTTCCAGATGTTCCTTAATATGAACCTGTACAACACCCGCCTTGCTTATATTATTTCAATACTTAATATTGGCGGATTTGCAACAATGTTCCTTACTTCATACATAAGAGGAATTCCAAAAGATCTTGATGAAGCCGCCAATATAGACGGCTGCGGATATTTCAGATTCTTCTTTACAGTAGTAATCCCGCTTTCAAAACCAGCCATTTCATCATTGGGAATCCTTACAGCGATCCCGATATGGAATGATATTACAAACTCAATCATCTTTTTATCAGATGATAATAAGTTCCCTATCTCCAAAGGACTGTATTCATTCTCAGGTCTTTATAATATAAACTATCCTGAGCTTATGGCAGCTTTGGTCATAGTATCGATCCCGCTGATAATACCTTACGCTATATGTCAGAAGTACATCGTCGGCGGCCTCGTGGCTGGTTCAGTAAAAATGTAA